ATTGGTCCGTTCCATCTCTACGGCTCCATTTAGATGGGGTTTTAATGAGCAAACAGATACCTTATTAGAAAATATGGTTAAAGGTACTTATGTTTTAAAATTAGTACTTACAGATAATAGAAATCAGACTTCAGAGACCTCAATAACTCTAGATATTAGAGATTTCGTTTTACAACCTTACAATGGTTTTGCTCATAAAGTTCCTGGAGTTATACAAATGGAAGATTATGATATTGGTGGAGAAGGCTTTGCTTTTCATGATTCAACAATTGGTAATACAGGCGGAGCATATAGAACAGAAATAGGAGAGGATGTAGATATTTCTGCAGCTGGATCTGGGTTTGTTTTAGGAAGTTTGTCTGGTGATGAATTTACAAGGTATACCATAGATGTGGCTGAAGCAGGTAGTTATCAAATGTTGATAAATTATAAAACGTTTTCTTCTAGCTCTAAACCTTTTTCGGCAAAAATATTGACTCAGGATTTATCAACATCAAAAGAAATATTTTCTTTACCTGCAGGGTCTACAACTTCTGGAATTGTAAAAATAGGAACAGGTGTTTTTGGAGATTATACATCGCCTAAATTTGACTTGCAAGCAGGAAAACAGGTGTTAGAACTTTATATTCCATCTGGTGGAGCAGGACCAAGTTATGATTTTGTTACCCTAGAAAAAGTAGGAACATTAAGTACAACTGATGTAAATATTTTAGAAGAAAAGTTAAAAGTGTTTCCTGTACCTAGTAATGACGGTAAGTTTAATTTAAATAAATCGCATCAATGGAAAATTTATTCAATTTTAGGTACTTTAATAATAGAAGGTAACGGAAAACAGGTTGATATAAGTTCTTTTTCTAAAGGAATGTATTTATTGAAAATTGAAACAGGTGAAAATAAAAGACTGATATATAGGTAAGTAATTACGATTCTTTTCTTATAGGGTAAAACTATATGGCTCATCATTAAGATGGGTCATATTTTTTACGTTAAAACTGTAAAACACATCAAAATTAACTTAAATATATGTTATTTTACCAAAAAACAGCATAGCGCAGGATGGTTAGTACGTTTTAAGCCATTAATTTGTAGCCAATTAACAATTAAATTAAAACAAACATTATGAAAAAATTATTACTTACATCTTGCTTTTTAGCTTCTTTAAGTATTTCCGCTCAACGAGTTTTTACTAGTACAGGTTCTGGAGATTGGAGTACACCCGCTACTTGGACAATTACAGACCCAAATGCTAATGGAGGGGTAAACACCGTGCCTTCTAATATTGATGATGTTTTTGTAAGTACGAGTCATACTGTAGATGTTTCTTCTGGTAACGATGCGGTATGTAACAACCTAACAACAGGTGGTTCTAGTGGAGGGGTAGATTTAAGAGATGGTTCTACTTTAACTGTAGAAGGAGATGTATCTTTAGGCAGATTTGACAATAGTCTTAGACTTTTTCACGGTACAGGTGCGCCTCCAACTCTTATAATTAAAGGAACAATAACAGATAGAAGAATTTATTTAAGAAAAGTATTATCTAACAATAAGTGGTTTTTAATTTCTAGTCCTTTCTTAAATGCTAAAAAATCTAAATTTCTTACAGGTTCAACAAATACAGTTACAAATAGTGTAGCTAATGGTTTTACAGGAGATGGATCTAAAACTTCTTTTGCAAGTTATGATGATGCAAATGCTTCTGGTTCTAAATATGTTTATACTTTAGAAGCAAGTAAAACATCTGGTAATTTAACAGATGCAGCAGGTTATTCTATATTATTAGATAATTCACCTAGTAACGCTTCTTATACTATGAATGGTAAATATCATCATGGTGCAACAACATCTGTTGCTATTTCAGATGCAGGTAATGGATATAATTTAGTAGGTAATCCATACCTGGCTTATATATATGCAAATGATGCAGCTAATGCAACTCACAATGTATTATTAGATAATAATTCAATTTTAGATGAAGCTACTATATGGCTATGGGATGGAGATAATGCAACATGGGTAACAGTTAATAAATCAGATGCAGCAGCATATCACATAAGTCCAACACAAGGGTTTTTTGTAAAAGCTAAAACTGGCGGAGGTGCTTTTACTTTTGATAAAGACTTAGAAACTCATGCTACAAACGGAGATGTTTTCTTAAAAACTACAAATAATAGATTTGAAATTGATTTAACTATTTCTACAGATAAATTAAGTCGTAAAACAGCTATTAGATATATAGATAATACAACCACTTCTTTTGATAATGGTTATGATAGCTCTGTATTTGGAGGGTATTCAGAAGATTTTCAAGTATACACTCAATTATTAGAGAGTACAACTAAAAACTTAGCAATACAATCATTACCAACCAAAGGTTTAGAAACTATGGTAGTTCCTGTAGGAGTTAAAGCACCTGCAAATTCAGAAATCACTTTTTCGGCAAAATCTTTAAACGTACCAGCTGGTTATAATGTGTATTTAGAAGATAAAACAAATAATATTCTTACAAGATTAGATGAAGCAAATGCAGCGTATACAACAACAGTAACTAGTGCTATAACCGAAGGACGTTTTTTTATACACACTAGTGCTTTTTCTGTTTTAAGTTTAGAATCAGAATTATTAGAGGGCGTAAGTATTTTTAAGACAGATAATTCTAATTTAAGAATAGTTGGTTTACAACAAGGAAAAGTATCAGTATCATTAGTTAATTTAATAGGTAAAACAGTAATGAATTCTTCTTTTAAAGCGTCTACTGTAAATAATATTGCATTACCAAAATTAGCTACAGGTGTTTATATTGTTCAGTTAGAAACTGAAGCTGGTAAATTGAATAAGAAAATAATTTTAGAATAATTAACGAGAATTTAAAAAATATAAAAGATGAAACAACAAAAAACAGATATAGAAAATATTTCTCGAAAAGAAGCTATAAAAAAGATTGGTAATTACGGTAAATATGCTGCCTTAACGGCATTAGGAACTTATATGATATTAAACCCACAAAAAGCACAAGCGCAAAGTATAGAAGCGCCAGGATCTGGGTTTTAATTAAAAGAAACCAATTTTTATAAAAACTAATTATTAAAAAGGTAGTAAATTAATTTACTACCTTTTTTTTTGTTAACAAATTTCATTAAGAATAAGTAAATTGTTATGGCGTTTTAAATTAGTAATATGTGTGTTGTTACTATTAAGAATTTGTTTTATAATGGCCTTTATTTACCCAGCAATTGTACTTTTATCTGAGGTATATTAGTTAAAGTTAGTAGCATTAGCCTTTTTTAGATATTATTTATGAAAAAGAAAACAATAACAATTATTAATTTGTAAAGAAACAATGGCTTTATAATTAGAGATATGCGTGCTTTAATAATACTTATGAGCTTAGTAAAAGTATTGTTTTTCAGGATAGAACAGGATACGATTTTACCATAACTAATTTACTTTTAAATCTTTAAAAAGTGTAATTAAATTCACTGTTATTATTAGATTAAAATAGAAATATAATATTAATAAAGTAACATTTTATGATGCAAAAACAAAGGTTTTTATTAGTACTAGTATTGGCTTTAACTATGTTTAAGCCAATTTATTCTCAACAAAATAAAGATAATCCAGAAAAACCAAATATCATATTTATTTTAACGGATGATCAGCGTTTTGATGCTATTGGGTACGTAGGTAATAGCTATGTAAAAACTCCAGAAATGGACAAACTAGCAAAATCGGGTACTTATTTTAAGAATGCCATTGTAACCACACCTATTTGTGCGGCAAGTAGAGCAAGTCTTTTAACAGGTTTGCATGAAAGAACTCATAATTTTAATTTTCAAACAGGAAATATTAGAAGTGAGTATATGGATAATTCGTATCCAACGATCTTAAAAAATGCAGGATATCATACTGGTTTTTTTGGTAAATATGGAGTTAGATATGAAGAGTTAGACAAACAATTTGATGTTTATGAATCTTATGATAGAAACCATAGATACAAAGATAAAAGAAGTTACTTTTATAAAACAATTGGTAAAGATACCGTTCACTTAACAAGATATACAGGGCAGCAAGCTTTAGATTTTATAGATGATTCTTCTAAAGAAAAACCTTTCTGTTTATCATTAAGTTTTAGTGCGCCACATGCACACGATAGTGCGCCAGACCAATACTTTTGGCAAGATGCTACAGACAATCTATTAACAGATGTTACCATACCTAAAGCAGATCTTTCTGAGGATAAGTATTTTAATGCACAACCAGAAATTGTTAGAAAAGGCTTTAACAGATTACGTTGGACTTGGAGATATGACACGCCAGAAAAATATCAGCATAGTTTAAAAGGATATTATAGAATGATTGCGGGTGTAGATTTAGAAATTGCAAAAATCCGTAAAAAACTAAAAGAAAAAGGATTAGATAAAAATACTGTTATTATTGTAATGGGAGATAACGGTTACTTTTTAGGAGAACGTCAAATGGCAGGAAAATGGTTAATGTATGACAACTCAATAAGAGTTCCATTAATGATTTTTGATCCTAGAGTAAACAAACATCAAGACATCAATGAAATGGTTTTAAATATTGATGTTACTTCTACAATTGCAGATTTTGCAGGTGTAAAAATACCTGAAACTTGGCAAGGGAAAAGTTTAAAACCTTTAGTTTTAAAAGATGTAAATACCATTGCTAGAGATACTATTTTAATAGAACATATTTGGGATTTTAGCGAAATACCACCAAGTGAAGGAGTGCGTACAGAAGAATGGAAATACTTTAGATATGTAAATGATAAATCTTTAGAAGAGTTATACAATCTTAAAAAAGATCCAAAAGAAATAAAAAACCTTGTTGGTAAAAGAAAATATGCTAAAGTTTTAGCCGAATTAAGAGCAAAAACAGATGAGCTTATTAAAAGAAATAGCGATAAATATAGAGCAGCGCCAACAGATTTAACAGTAGAGTTAATAAGAAAACCAGGTACAGATGTTCAAATTTTTGATACCAAACCAGAATTTGGTTGGACGGTTCCTTTAGCGTCTAAATTTCAATCTGCATACCAAATATTAGTATCTTCTAATCTAGAAAGTATTAATAATAATAACGGAGATGTTTGGGATAGTGGTCAAGTAAGATCAGATGCATCTTCAAATGTAGAATTTAAAGGAAACCCTTTAGAGGTTGGAAAAACATATTTTTGGAAAGTAAGAATTTGGGATGAAGATAATAGATTGGTAGATTATTCTGAGGCTCAAAAATTTACTACAGGTAAAAGTGATAGTTATATTATTTCTACAGAAAATAAATTTCAGGTTGATAAAATTAAACCTGTAAAATTTGAAAAAAGAAATAATTTCTATTTTATGGATTTTGGTAAAGCAGCTTTTGCAACCATCAATTTTACATATAATGCAACAACCCCACACACATTAACCTTTAGAGTTGGTGAAATGGTTGATGATAACGGAAATGTTAATAGAACTCCACCAAAGAAAAGTAATATTCGTTATCAAGAAATAAAAATTGATGTAAAACCAGGTCAAACAAACTATCAAATAAAAGTACATACAGACGAAAGAAATACAAGGCCAAATAAAGCAATTGCTTTACCAAAAGGATTTCCTCCTTTAGTGCCGTTTAGATATGCAGAAGTAGAAGGAGCACAAGCACCAATTTTTGCAGATAACTTTACACAATTGGCTTACCATACTTATTGGGATGAAAAAGCAAGTAGTTTTAAAAGTGATAATGATATCTTAAACCAAGTTTGGGATTTATCTAAATACTCTATAAAAGCAACTACTTTTAATGGGTTGTATGTAGACGGAGATAGAGAAAGAATACCTTATGAGGCAGATGCTTATTTAAATCAATTAAGCCATTATACTACAGATAGAGAGTATGCAATGGCAAGACGTACTATAGAGTATTTTATGAAAAATCCAACATGGCCAACAGAATGGCAACAACATGTTGCATTGCTTATTTATGCAGATTATATGTATACAGGAAATACAGAGCTTATAGAACGTTATTATGAAGAGCTAAAACATAAAACTTTGTTCGAATTATCTAATGAGGATGGATTAATAACATCAACAAAAGTAGATAAAGAATTTATGCGTAAATTAGGTTTTGCAGATGGATATAAAAAACCATTAACAGATATTGTAGATTGGCCATCAGCTAATTTTAATGGAAGTAAAACCAAAGGAGAACGAGATGGTTTTGTATTTAAGCCATACAGTACAGTAATTAATGCTTTCTTTTATGAAAACATGAAAATTATGTCTGAATTTGCTAAAATTTTAGGAAAAACGCAAGAAGTTTTAGATTTTGAATTAAGAGCAGCAAAAGCAAAAAAGGCTGTTAACGAACAAATGTTCGATAAAAAACGAGGTATTTATGTAGATGGTATTGGTACAGATCATGCCTCTTTACACGCAAATATGATGCCTTTAGCATTTGGGTTAGTCCCAGAAGAGCATTATAAATCGGTTGTAGATTATGTGAAATCTAGAGGAATGGCTTGTAGTGTTTACGGATCGCAATTTTTAATGGATGGCTTGTATAATGCAGGTGAAGCAGATTATGCTTTAGAATTATTAGCAAGTAAAGCTAAAAGAAGTTGGTATAATATGATTCGTATTGGATCTACCATTACTTTAGAAGCTTGGGATAATTCTTATAAAAATAATTTAGATTGGAACCATGCATGGGGAGCAGTACCAGCAAATGCAATACCTAGAGGTTTGTGGGGTATTAAACCTAAAACACCAGGTTTTGATGTAGCTACTATTAAGCCTCAAATGAGTAAACTTAAATCTAGCTCTATAGAAGTACCAACGGTTAGAGGTACAATAAAAGCATCTTATAAATATAACGGACCAAGATTGCAAACTTATGAAATTGAAATTCCTGGTAACATGGTTGCTGAGTTTTCATTAAACAACTTAGAAGGAAAAGATTTTATCCATAATGGACAAAAAGTACCTTCTGCTTTTAAAGTTGTAAGATTAGCTCCTGGAAAACACACAATTCAATTAAAAATAAATTCATTTTAATCAAAAATAAAATAGATTTTAAAGCCTCAACTTTTTTTAAGTTGAGGCTTTTTTTGTCTTAATAAGAATAAACAAGCAATCAGGTTATAACAGGATGGTTTAAAAAAAACTTCAAATTATATTTATAAAATGTTATTATACAACATATAAAGTATTTTAAAAACGAATTTAAATTAGTTATTTGAGATGAAACACACACTACAAAATTTAATATTTGCAATTTTAACCTTGTTATCTTTTCAGGTTGCAATTGCTCAAGTAACGCTAGAGAAAGAAGTTAAAATAACCGATCTTGCCATGTATTTTAATGGTAATAGGGTAGCACTTAACACAACCACTAACTCAACAACGGGTTATGATTATGTTTATGGACCAGCACTTACACCTCACGGAGATTGTATAAAGGTTTATGGAGATTATGTTTTTATGACCTGGTATAGAGGAGGTAAAGATGACCGCCATGTTATGCTTACAAGATACAATACAAAAACAGGTATTCAAAAAACAATAGAATTTCCGCATCAACATACTGGGTATAATGGTAAGTGGTGGATTGGTGAAACACACAATACAATTGCTGTAGGTATTTCTCCAAAAAACGGTACAATACACATGTTGTATGACATGCATAGAAATGGTAACGTAACCGCTTTTGCTAATGATTATTTAAGATATTCTTACACGGTTGCTGATGCTGCAACTGTACCAGATGATGAATTTGTTTTAGATTTGTTCATTCAATCTCCTAATAACAATTACAAACACTTAGCTTTTCCTGGTATAGATGATTTAAATACAACAAGATTATTAACTTATCCTGCATTTTTTGTAAATGACCAAGGAGATTTATTTATGAAAATGAGATTTGGTTATGCTAATAATGGAAAATTTTTATTTGCTAAATACGATGGAACTGATTGGGAAGGTTATACAGAATTTAACAGAATGCAAGCATCAGGTTATGGTAGTGAATATAACTGGGGCTTATATGGAGATTTTAAATACTTAAATGGTAAGTTAAGAATTGGTTTTCAAAGAAGATCAGATAATAGAAATGATAAATACCAATATCAAAATGGGTTTTATTATGCGTATTCTGATGACCCAAGCGGACTTACACAATGGAAAAATCATGAAGGAACTGGGTTTACAAGACCGTTAGCAGATGCAGATAAAATATTAGTTTCAGAACCAGGAGATTTAGTAGCAACTACTCTAAAAGATAAAGTGAATATTGTAGGTGGTTTTGATTTTACAGTAACAGATAATGAAGACGTACATTTTATTGGTAAAGTAAAAGATAATGAGAATAACGTAACCAAGTATGTGCATACTTATAAACCTTCTGGAGCAACAGAATTTATAACAACCACAGATTTTGCAGGAGCAGAAGCACTTTATTCTTCTGGAGATAATATATATATTATTGGTTTAAATTCTTCTGGTAGACCTTATGTAGAACAAGCACCTGGCGGAACAAATTTGTTTTCTAGAGTATATGAGGCTACATCTGGTAAACGATTTAGAAAAGGTATTGTTAATATTCATGAAGGAAAATTATATTATTATTTATTAGAAAACAATGCATCAGATAGTGATGATACACAACCTACCTATTTACAAATAATTGATTTAAATATTAAAAATGGTCCAAAACCATTTGAAGTGTCTTTATTATCTCCGTCAGATAATCAACAATTTGAAGAAGGAGAAAACGTTCAGTTATACGCAAAAGCAACGACAGATACAGGAGCACTTACAAAAGTTGAATTTATTGTTAATGGAGAGTTGCTAGAAACAGATACAACAGATCCTTATTTGTTAGACTGGGTACCTTCGGATGTTGGTACATATATCATCAAGGCAATAGCATATAATGATAGTGATAAAAATATAGAGTCATCAGAAATTACAATTGAAGTAATAGAAGAAGATAAAACGAATTTAACAGGAGATGTGTACCGTTTAAAAAATGTAGGTTCGGGTAAGTATTTAACATCAAATGAGGCAGCGGTAATTGGTAGTGATTCTGGTGAAGGAGTAGAAAAAGAATGGACATTTGTAAAAACAGAATACCAATCTAAAGTGTATTATAATATAGATAGTGAAACAAGTAAAGGTATATTACGTGCTACTGGTGGCGGTAATACTCCGCCATATATAATTATAAATACAGGTAAAGGAGCGCCTGCTACAGATTCTGATAAAATTTGGACTGTACATTATAATGAGTCAGATGATACTTATCGATTTGAAGCAAAAGATCAAAATAGATTTTTATATCATCAAGAAGATGGAGAGTTTTATAACCTTCTTGCAGAAGAAACGGAAGTAAGAAGTAAATGGAAGGTAGAATCTACAAGTGCTTCTTTAAGTGTTACTAACCAGGTTGTTGCCTTGTCATCTGTAAAGGTATACCCAAATCCTACAAACAATAATTTTACACTGGCATTTAATAATTTTAATAGTGTTAATGTTAAAATTTACAATGTGTTAGGTAAGGTTGTTTATGAAAACTCTAAAATTATAGGTAATAGCATTAATGTAATTAATAACAATAAATTTAAATCAGGTATTTACCTAATTAAGGTTTTAGGGAATAACGATAAAGTACATTATCAAAAATTAGTCATTAAATAATAGTAAAAAATAATTGTTTTACTAAATGTACATTATACATATTGATAATATCTAAATCATTAAAAATATGTTTTGTTCATTCTGTAAAATAAATTTTTAAATCTAAATACCAGCATTTAAACGGTTTATTGTAAAACCTAATTTTATTAAAGAGAAGTGTTTTGTAATAAATTTTAATTATAAAGGTTTAGAGCTGTTACAAAAAGTTTGTTTCTCTATAATAAATTCTTGTTGTGAAGTATAATGATTTAAAAGTAAATTAATTAAAATTTTAATTTGTTATGAAAAAAGTAGTTCTAGTTTTTTTGTTTTTATCTTTTCAGATATCTTATTCACAGACCTCTAATTTATTAGGTTATGATGACCAAGGGAGGTTAACATATATGCCAGATAGTAAAGGAAATGTAATACCAGATTATAGTAATGTAGGTTATCATCATAGTGAAAAAGAACTTCCTGTAGTTGAGGTTAAGAAAATAATAGAGCCTGTAGCTGGAGACAATTTAGTACATATTCAAAACGCAATTAACGAATTAGGTCTGTTGCCACTAGATGCAAATGGGCATAGAGGTACTTTGTTGTTAAAAGCAGGTACCTACAGCGTAAGTTCTACAATTAAAATTAAAAAAAGTGGAATTGTAATTAGAGGAGAGGGTGATGCTACTGTAATTGTTGCAGATAAGAGATCTCAATCTACTTTGATTGCTTTTGAAGGAAATGGAAATCCTATTATAAATCAATCATCAAAAACAAAAATTATAGATTCGTATGTACCAGTAGGTACTAGAACTATAAATGTAGCAGAAGGACATTCTTTTAATGTTGGAGATCGTATAATGCTAGAAAGAAAACCTAATCAAGATTGGATTGTTTTATTGGGGATGCATGATTTAAATCAAACACCAGGTAATAAAGGAGACACAAACTGGACACCTGAGTATTATACTATTCAATACAAAAGAAAAATTATAGGAGTAAGTGGAAATAAATTAACGATTGATGTACCTGTAATGGATCTTATTGATCCTATATATTCCGAAGGTTTTTTGTATAAATATACATGGGGTGGAAGAATAGAAGAAGTGGGTATAGAAAATATTAGATTAGAATCATTTTTTGCTTCTCAAACAGATGAAAACCATGCTTGGGATGGTGTTACTTTTAATAACGTAGAGAATGGATGGGCTAAGAAAGTAAATTCATACTATTTTACTTATGCGTGTGTCAATATTTTAAATCAAGCTTTAAAAATTACAGTAGATAACTGTACTATGCAAGAAGCAAAAGGACAAGTAATTGGTGGTAGAATGTATTCTTTTAATACTTGGGGGCAACAGAATTTATTTAAAAATTGTTTTGCTAAAGGAGGCAGACACGATTATGTTACAGGAGCAAGAGTTGCAGGGCCTAATGTGTTTTTAAATTCTAAATCTATTGAGGCTGTTCAGCCTTCTGGTCCACACCAAAGATGGGCCTCTGGTATTTTGTTTGATAATATAGATATTCAAGGTCATAATTTAGAGTTAGCAAATAGAAGAAATTCAGGGTCAGGGCATGGTTGGACCTCTGTTTCTTGTATGTTATGGAACTCTAGTGCAGATAGATTAATTATAGCAGAACTTCCGTCAGACCACACAAATTGGTCAATTGGTTCAGAAGGACCGCATGCAGAAAAAGGTTGTTGTAATGCAACAGGTTTAGAATTAGGCTATGTAGAATCTAAAAATAAACATCTTAACCCTTCTAGTTTGTTTGAAAAGCAGTTAAGTGATAGGTTAAATAAAGGGGTAAATACATTTTTAAATGTTTCCTTAACATCACCTATAGATAATTATGAAATGAGAGTAGGTGAAACAATAGCTCTTTCTGCAGAAGCTTCTATTAATTTAGGCACCATTACTAAGGTGCATTTTATTATTGATAATCAATTTTATAAAGAAGACAACACTGCTTCTTATAGTGTAAACTGGGCGCCAACTAAACCTGGTAATTATAGTGTAAAAGCAATTGTTTTTGATGAAAATAATTATAGCGTTTCTTCGATTGGTATAAGTGTAAATGTTAAGCCGAAAGTAGATGTTATTAAAACGTATTTTACATTTAAAAATGTAGCTACAGGAAAATATTTAGAGTCAGAAGAAACAACACTTCTAGCAAGTGATTCAGGAGCAGGAGAAGATAAAGAATGGAGGCTTGTTGAAACAGGGTCTGGTGATTTTTTTAATATAGAAAGTAAGCTTACAGGTAAGGGGGTTTTAAGATTTACGGGAGGTGCTGCAGGTACTTTAATTCATACAAATTTCTCAGGACCTAAAGTAGAT
The nucleotide sequence above comes from Polaribacter butkevichii. Encoded proteins:
- a CDS encoding Ig-like domain-containing protein; this encodes MKKVVLVFLFLSFQISYSQTSNLLGYDDQGRLTYMPDSKGNVIPDYSNVGYHHSEKELPVVEVKKIIEPVAGDNLVHIQNAINELGLLPLDANGHRGTLLLKAGTYSVSSTIKIKKSGIVIRGEGDATVIVADKRSQSTLIAFEGNGNPIINQSSKTKIIDSYVPVGTRTINVAEGHSFNVGDRIMLERKPNQDWIVLLGMHDLNQTPGNKGDTNWTPEYYTIQYKRKIIGVSGNKLTIDVPVMDLIDPIYSEGFLYKYTWGGRIEEVGIENIRLESFFASQTDENHAWDGVTFNNVENGWAKKVNSYYFTYACVNILNQALKITVDNCTMQEAKGQVIGGRMYSFNTWGQQNLFKNCFAKGGRHDYVTGARVAGPNVFLNSKSIEAVQPSGPHQRWASGILFDNIDIQGHNLELANRRNSGSGHGWTSVSCMLWNSSADRLIIAELPSDHTNWSIGSEGPHAEKGCCNATGLELGYVESKNKHLNPSSLFEKQLSDRLNKGVNTFLNVSLTSPIDNYEMRVGETIALSAEASINLGTITKVHFIIDNQFYKEDNTASYSVNWAPTKPGNYSVKAIVFDENNYSVSSIGISVNVKPKVDVIKTYFTFKNVATGKYLESEETTLLASDSGAGEDKEWRLVETGSGDFFNIESKLTGKGVLRFTGGAAGTLIHTNFSGPKVDVDKIWKVVNEGNNIYTFETRNLGRYLYHNSDNTIIHSNKTDDRSKWLLEPVGVLSIDKNKDLDYLKVYPNPTNSNFTIELNNINATSFKIYNVLGKVVYKNETKSKSILLNKENLFKPGVYLIKVLDDQQKVYHSKLIIK
- a CDS encoding BNR-4 repeat-containing protein, which produces MKHTLQNLIFAILTLLSFQVAIAQVTLEKEVKITDLAMYFNGNRVALNTTTNSTTGYDYVYGPALTPHGDCIKVYGDYVFMTWYRGGKDDRHVMLTRYNTKTGIQKTIEFPHQHTGYNGKWWIGETHNTIAVGISPKNGTIHMLYDMHRNGNVTAFANDYLRYSYTVADAATVPDDEFVLDLFIQSPNNNYKHLAFPGIDDLNTTRLLTYPAFFVNDQGDLFMKMRFGYANNGKFLFAKYDGTDWEGYTEFNRMQASGYGSEYNWGLYGDFKYLNGKLRIGFQRRSDNRNDKYQYQNGFYYAYSDDPSGLTQWKNHEGTGFTRPLADADKILVSEPGDLVATTLKDKVNIVGGFDFTVTDNEDVHFIGKVKDNENNVTKYVHTYKPSGATEFITTTDFAGAEALYSSGDNIYIIGLNSSGRPYVEQAPGGTNLFSRVYEATSGKRFRKGIVNIHEGKLYYYLLENNASDSDDTQPTYLQIIDLNIKNGPKPFEVSLLSPSDNQQFEEGENVQLYAKATTDTGALTKVEFIVNGELLETDTTDPYLLDWVPSDVGTYIIKAIAYNDSDKNIESSEITIEVIEEDKTNLTGDVYRLKNVGSGKYLTSNEAAVIGSDSGEGVEKEWTFVKTEYQSKVYYNIDSETSKGILRATGGGNTPPYIIINTGKGAPATDSDKIWTVHYNESDDTYRFEAKDQNRFLYHQEDGEFYNLLAEETEVRSKWKVESTSASLSVTNQVVALSSVKVYPNPTNNNFTLAFNNFNSVNVKIYNVLGKVVYENSKIIGNSINVINNNKFKSGIYLIKVLGNNDKVHYQKLVIK
- a CDS encoding sulfatase-like hydrolase/transferase; amino-acid sequence: MMQKQRFLLVLVLALTMFKPIYSQQNKDNPEKPNIIFILTDDQRFDAIGYVGNSYVKTPEMDKLAKSGTYFKNAIVTTPICAASRASLLTGLHERTHNFNFQTGNIRSEYMDNSYPTILKNAGYHTGFFGKYGVRYEELDKQFDVYESYDRNHRYKDKRSYFYKTIGKDTVHLTRYTGQQALDFIDDSSKEKPFCLSLSFSAPHAHDSAPDQYFWQDATDNLLTDVTIPKADLSEDKYFNAQPEIVRKGFNRLRWTWRYDTPEKYQHSLKGYYRMIAGVDLEIAKIRKKLKEKGLDKNTVIIVMGDNGYFLGERQMAGKWLMYDNSIRVPLMIFDPRVNKHQDINEMVLNIDVTSTIADFAGVKIPETWQGKSLKPLVLKDVNTIARDTILIEHIWDFSEIPPSEGVRTEEWKYFRYVNDKSLEELYNLKKDPKEIKNLVGKRKYAKVLAELRAKTDELIKRNSDKYRAAPTDLTVELIRKPGTDVQIFDTKPEFGWTVPLASKFQSAYQILVSSNLESINNNNGDVWDSGQVRSDASSNVEFKGNPLEVGKTYFWKVRIWDEDNRLVDYSEAQKFTTGKSDSYIISTENKFQVDKIKPVKFEKRNNFYFMDFGKAAFATINFTYNATTPHTLTFRVGEMVDDNGNVNRTPPKKSNIRYQEIKIDVKPGQTNYQIKVHTDERNTRPNKAIALPKGFPPLVPFRYAEVEGAQAPIFADNFTQLAYHTYWDEKASSFKSDNDILNQVWDLSKYSIKATTFNGLYVDGDRERIPYEADAYLNQLSHYTTDREYAMARRTIEYFMKNPTWPTEWQQHVALLIYADYMYTGNTELIERYYEELKHKTLFELSNEDGLITSTKVDKEFMRKLGFADGYKKPLTDIVDWPSANFNGSKTKGERDGFVFKPYSTVINAFFYENMKIMSEFAKILGKTQEVLDFELRAAKAKKAVNEQMFDKKRGIYVDGIGTDHASLHANMMPLAFGLVPEEHYKSVVDYVKSRGMACSVYGSQFLMDGLYNAGEADYALELLASKAKRSWYNMIRIGSTITLEAWDNSYKNNLDWNHAWGAVPANAIPRGLWGIKPKTPGFDVATIKPQMSKLKSSSIEVPTVRGTIKASYKYNGPRLQTYEIEIPGNMVAEFSLNNLEGKDFIHNGQKVPSAFKVVRLAPGKHTIQLKINSF
- a CDS encoding T9SS type A sorting domain-containing protein, encoding MKKLLLTSCFLASLSISAQRVFTSTGSGDWSTPATWTITDPNANGGVNTVPSNIDDVFVSTSHTVDVSSGNDAVCNNLTTGGSSGGVDLRDGSTLTVEGDVSLGRFDNSLRLFHGTGAPPTLIIKGTITDRRIYLRKVLSNNKWFLISSPFLNAKKSKFLTGSTNTVTNSVANGFTGDGSKTSFASYDDANASGSKYVYTLEASKTSGNLTDAAGYSILLDNSPSNASYTMNGKYHHGATTSVAISDAGNGYNLVGNPYLAYIYANDAANATHNVLLDNNSILDEATIWLWDGDNATWVTVNKSDAAAYHISPTQGFFVKAKTGGGAFTFDKDLETHATNGDVFLKTTNNRFEIDLTISTDKLSRKTAIRYIDNTTTSFDNGYDSSVFGGYSEDFQVYTQLLESTTKNLAIQSLPTKGLETMVVPVGVKAPANSEITFSAKSLNVPAGYNVYLEDKTNNILTRLDEANAAYTTTVTSAITEGRFFIHTSAFSVLSLESELLEGVSIFKTDNSNLRIVGLQQGKVSVSLVNLIGKTVMNSSFKASTVNNIALPKLATGVYIVQLETEAGKLNKKIILE